One stretch of Methylococcus capsulatus DNA includes these proteins:
- the nuoC gene encoding NADH-quinone oxidoreductase subunit C/D → MAASMTEHAGTIVPALCRRFGDESFVYQATADGIPTLWLPARTLVETIRYLRSEIDRPYALLFDLTAVDERVRKHREGLPASAYTVVYHLISLERNADVRLKVALPETDPALPSIVAVCPAANWYEREVWDMFGIRFDGHPNLRRLIMPPTWQGHPLRKDHPARATEMEPFSLPDEVQRQEQEALRFVPEEWGMQRQSDDTDFLFLNLGPNHPSVHGVFRVALQLDGEEIVDAVPDIGYHHRGAEKMGERQSWHSYIPYTDRIDYLGGSMNNLPYVMAVEKLAGIEVPERARVIRVMICEFYRIASHLLFYGTFAQDVGQMSPIFYMFIDREKVFEIIESFTGARMHSSFFRIGGVAMDLPEGWDRLIREFIAYFPKRLAEYDKAVMANKLIQRRTRGIGAYTTAEAIDWSVTGAGLRATGLPWDYRKARPYSGYEHFEFDIPTGTNGDCYDRCAVRVEEMRQSLRIIEQCVEHMPTGPYKAEHPLTTPPPRERTMHDIETLIQHFLSVSWGPVIPPGEVCMTIEATKGLNGYYLTSDGGTMAYRTRIRTPSFPHLQMIPLMSRGMMIADLIAILASIDFVMADVDR, encoded by the coding sequence ATGGCGGCCTCGATGACGGAACATGCTGGAACCATCGTACCGGCCCTGTGCCGTCGCTTCGGCGACGAGAGCTTCGTCTACCAAGCCACCGCCGACGGCATACCCACACTGTGGCTGCCCGCCAGAACCCTCGTCGAGACGATCCGCTACCTGCGTTCGGAAATCGACCGGCCCTATGCGCTGCTGTTCGACCTGACCGCCGTCGACGAGCGGGTCCGCAAACACCGCGAGGGATTGCCCGCCAGTGCCTACACCGTCGTCTATCACCTCATTTCGTTGGAGCGCAACGCCGACGTCCGGCTGAAAGTCGCCCTCCCGGAAACCGATCCGGCACTCCCCAGCATCGTTGCCGTCTGTCCCGCCGCCAACTGGTACGAGCGCGAAGTCTGGGACATGTTCGGCATCCGTTTCGACGGCCATCCCAACCTGCGCCGCCTCATCATGCCGCCGACTTGGCAGGGCCATCCGTTGCGCAAGGACCACCCGGCTCGGGCCACCGAGATGGAACCGTTCAGCCTACCGGACGAGGTACAGCGGCAGGAACAGGAAGCTCTGCGCTTCGTGCCTGAAGAGTGGGGCATGCAGCGCCAGAGTGACGACACCGATTTCCTGTTCCTGAACTTAGGCCCCAACCATCCCAGCGTGCATGGGGTGTTCCGGGTCGCCCTCCAGCTCGATGGCGAGGAGATCGTCGATGCCGTCCCGGACATCGGCTACCACCACCGGGGCGCCGAGAAGATGGGCGAGCGCCAATCCTGGCACAGCTACATCCCCTACACCGACCGGATCGATTACCTGGGCGGTTCGATGAACAACCTGCCTTACGTCATGGCGGTCGAAAAACTGGCCGGAATCGAGGTGCCGGAGCGCGCCCGGGTCATCCGGGTCATGATCTGTGAGTTCTACCGGATCGCCAGCCACCTCCTGTTCTACGGGACTTTCGCCCAGGATGTGGGCCAGATGTCGCCGATCTTCTACATGTTCATCGACCGCGAGAAGGTGTTCGAGATCATCGAATCCTTCACCGGCGCCCGGATGCATTCGAGTTTCTTCCGCATCGGTGGCGTCGCCATGGACCTGCCCGAGGGCTGGGACAGACTGATCCGCGAGTTCATCGCCTATTTTCCCAAGCGTCTGGCCGAATACGACAAGGCAGTGATGGCCAACAAGCTGATCCAGCGCCGCACCCGCGGCATCGGTGCCTACACCACTGCTGAAGCCATCGACTGGAGCGTGACCGGGGCGGGACTGCGGGCTACGGGTCTGCCCTGGGACTACCGCAAGGCCCGGCCCTATTCGGGTTACGAGCACTTCGAATTCGACATTCCGACCGGCACGAATGGCGACTGCTACGACCGTTGCGCGGTGCGGGTGGAGGAGATGCGGCAGAGCCTCCGGATCATCGAGCAGTGTGTGGAGCACATGCCTACCGGCCCTTACAAAGCCGAGCACCCGCTCACCACCCCGCCGCCCAGGGAACGCACGATGCACGACATCGAAACGCTAATCCAGCATTTCCTCAGCGTCTCTTGGGGCCCGGTGATCCCGCCCGGCGAGGTTTGCATGACGATCGAGGCGACCAAGGGCCTGAACGGCTATTATCTGACCTCCGATGGCGGCACGATGGCGTACCGTACCCGTATCCGCACCCCCTCGTTCCCGCATCTGCAAATGATTCCGCTGATGAGCCGCGGCATGATGATCGCCGACCTCATCGCCATCCTCGCCAGTATCGATTTCGTGATGGCCGACGTGGACCGCTGA